From a single Leishmania infantum JPCM5 genome chromosome 36 genomic region:
- the PMM gene encoding putative phosphomannomutase: MTSKVILLFDVDGTLTPPRNPETLDMKQTLAKVRAAGFKLGVVGGSDFAKQKEQLGESILEDFDYVFSENGLLAYKDGKEFHRNSLLKALGNEKVVAFVKKCLHLIADLDIPVQRGTFVEFRNGMFNVSPIGRNCSQQERDEFEQLDKERHIREKLIRNLKEAFPDYPLAYSVGGQISFDVFPKGWDKTYCLQFVENDFQTIHFFGDKTSEGGNDYEIYTDCRTIGHSVKTYKDTIAILESLLEESR, from the coding sequence ATGACCTCCAAGGTTATTCTTCTCTTTGACGTCGATGGCACCCTGACGCCGCCTCGCAATCCGGAAACCCTGGACATGAAGCAGACGCTGGCGAAGGTTCGTGCAGCTGGCTTCAAGCTTGGCGTCGTCGGTGGCTCCGACTTTGCCAAGCAGAAGGAGCAGCTGGGCGAGTCGATTCTGGAGGACTTTGACTATGTGTTTTCCGAGAACGGTCTATTGGCCTACAAGGATGGCAAGGAATTCCACCGAAACAGCTTGCTGAAGGCTCTTGGGAACGAGAAGGTGGTGGCATTTGTAAAGAAGTGTCTGCACCTCATCGCCGATTTGGACATTCCAGTGCAGCGCGGCACGTTTGTGGAGTTCCGCAACGGTATGTTCAACGTCTCTCCCATCGGCCGCAACTGCTCGCAGCAGGAGCGTGACGAGTTCGAGCAGCTTGACAAGGAGCGCCATATCCGTGAGAAGCTCATCAGGAACCTCAAGGAGGCCTTCCCGGACTACCCGCTTGCCTATTCCGTAGGCGGTCAAATCAGTTTCGACGTCTTCCCGAAAGGGTGGGATAAGACTTACTGCCTTCAGTTTGTCGAAAATGATTTTCAAACGATTCACTTTTTCGGTGATAAGACGTCAGAGGGCGGCAACGATTATGAGATCTACACTGATTGTCGCACAATCGGTCATTCTGTGAAGACATATAAGGATACGATTGCGATTCTTGAGTCACTCCTCGAGGAGTCGCGGTGA
- a CDS encoding putative serine/threonine protein phosphatase 2B catalytic subunit A2: MSRPNVKGSAVGSRNLNSTSVERNTLRSDGKLSLENIMLQFLCGEQLRLEYAMEIVQQAALVLRTEPNTLSINDTVVVVGDIQGQYYDLVKILAACGSLDTTKYLFLGNYIGNGGFNLECILFLLAAKVAHPHSIFLIRGSNESKFMADVLQLGKECQLKYSSTLLPQILSAFNCLPLAAIIRKKFFCVHSGLSPDVSHVDDIALIHRFRHIPTRGAMCDMVWSEPDWDTNNQLYNNVEEPSGETYVPRLGLFETRPLFITNKQRGLSYVFNFACAKRFVSANNLLCIIRAHEVHELGFKLYRPHPNHLFPCIISLFSAPNYCSSFGNKGAVLVVSKETICFKQFEPSPHPCVLQGRNAFSWSLPFLESNLMSIFLTLLSGSDYDPTIADRSEKGSSNGEGGVTPLI, encoded by the coding sequence ATGAGCCGGCCCAATGTGAAGGGCTCTGCCGTGGGGAGTCGCAACCTCAACAGCACGTCTGTAGAACGTAACACATTGCGGAGCGATGGCAAGTTGTCACTGGAGAACATTATGCTGCAGTTTCTTTGTGGTGAACAGCTTAGGCTCGAGTACGCCATGGAAATTGTTCAACAGGCTGCGCTTGTCCTTCGAACGGAACCAAACACGCTTTCGATTAACGACACTGTAGTTGTCGTCGGAGATATTCAGGGCCAATACTACGATTTGGTGAAGATTTTAGCGGCTTGTGGCTCCTTGGACACGACGAAGTACCTTTTTCTAGGCAACTACATCGGCAATGGAGGATTCAACCTGGAGTGTATTCTTTTCCTGCTGGCGGCGAAAGTCGCTCACCCGCATTCAATTTTTTTGATCCGAGGAAGCAATGAATCTAAATTTATGGCAGACGTTCTTCAACTCGGCAAGGAGTGCCAGCTCAAATACTCTAGCACTTTGTTGCCGCAGATACTGTCGGCGTTCAACTGTTTGCCACTAGCGGCAATAATCCGAAAAAAGTTTTTCTGCGTTCACTCGGGACTCTCCCCAGACGTGTCACATGTAGACGACATTGCACTGATTCACCGCTTCCGGCACATTCCAACGCGAGGGGCGATGTGTGATATGGTGTGGTCTGAGCCGGATTGGGACACCAACAATCAGCTGTACAACAATGTTGAGGAGCCTTCGGGCGAGACATATGTTCCACGACTCGGTTTGTTCGAGACACGACCACTCTTCATCACGAACAAGCAACGGGGTCTCAGCTACGTGTTCAACTTTGCGTGTGCAAAACGTTTTGTATCGGCGAACAACCTTCTCTGTATCATTCGAGCTCACGAGGTTCATGAGCTTGGGTTTAAACTGTATCGCCCGCACCCAAACCACCTGTTCCCTTGCATAatttctctcttttcggcTCCAAATTACTGTTCCAGTTTCGGCAACAAAGGCGCAGTTTTAGTGGTTTCAAAGGAAACTATCTGCTTCAAGCAGTTCGAGCCTTCGCCTCATCCATGCGTACTGCAAGGTCGAAACGCATTTTCGTGGTCTCTACCTTTCTTGGAGAGCAACCTCATGTCCATTTTCCTGACCCTCTTGTCAGGCTCCGATTATGACCCAACGATTGCTGACAGATCTGAAAAGGGCTCCAGcaacggagagggaggtgtcACGCCGCTCATTTGA
- a CDS encoding putative mismatch repair protein MSH8 yields MVLLDNQVDVNSVSFTYPFLEGIDPTAPPSTISIPHKYLDAMANMERQYWDIKSKHYNVVIFFKKGKFYELYDYDAVIANREFGLKMVLDTSNRGKMRLAGVPEQSYNEWARLFVYRGYKVGRVEQMKETESEAQAAKMKVVPRELVEVLTPGTLKDPSMLSDHREVFVLSLAPVCSDGELVIDAFAVDLSRRVAHWCTCGSGNKEAKTGCHAVSSELSIKRENGFYGSLKDSTLRALSALLQQLNPKEVIISSSDWVSKDAERRQAFKHICDEITKWTESEGFSVEHISSTALPSLSMSAMVTAEQVMASYFTFLCLASDIAIFSTATEYTAHLSGVIGADSGTAASDTMLGGAASGKSSIMDYERRFDKGLVLDAATVSNLEVLTNLHDGSDKHSLNECLNRCSTNGGRRLFRSWLLRPSASSRVIAARQEAVRFLARYNLLHSLRDMEVSEQAGEKRFRSNEGLSLFSSVVFVDFERFLSRLSDIKQNDSQNIAYVDPMVQYKKNLGIILSSVQALSAMVGWGKQFFAQCREVACEQGTDIPALLGELLEEVTTAEASSKRIEGLFDRQAAEESGLLIPSPGTSSAYDAATAKLRHVESKLHDVRRQLQEDVFRGAQAHFADLGKDLFLIEVAVADAPKMTPAGMVERARNAKSVKYVVSSIEALVETHKEATAMKAGALLTVLCSVASRICDEFPRLFSASRALSYIDCLLSLAQLHQAFPTVCYPRLCTAHERDVAVVRGWDMIHPLLTAKNPVANNVSLDDVEGRVLLLTGPNMAGKSTLMRTVAINVLLAQLGGPVLATKMELSPVDRVFTRIGARDASHKGQSTLYVELSETADILHSASARSLCLVDELGRGTSTHDGMAIAHATLHALTTAKPAAPLTIFSTHYHALAIEQARTATTTPTGAHARAVQLGYMDFVLKFETAAAFADEEANDRSRSFAPGSCVSNVVFLYRLVRGICARSYGVEVAVMAGIPNTLVQLAKAKSEAMSRETAFHEDVRAIENFIRV; encoded by the coding sequence ATGGTGCTTTTGGATAATCAGGTCGATGTGAACTCGGTGAGCTTCACTTATCCCTTCCTGGAAGGGATCGACCCGactgcgccaccgtcgacTATATCTATTCCGCATAAGTACCTCGATGCAATGGCCAACATGGAAAGGCAGTACTGGGACATCAAGTCGAAACACTACAACGTCGTGATTTTCTTCAAGAAGGGCAAATTCTACGAGCTATACGACTACGATGCTGTGATTGCCAATAGAGAATTCGGCCTGAAAATGGTCTTGGACACATCTAATCGCGGCAAAATGAGGTTGGCTGGCGTTCCCGAACAAAGCTACAATGAGTGGGCTCGACTTTTTGTGTATCGCGGGTACAAGGTGGGCCGTGTTGAGCAGATGAAAGAGACCGAGAGTGAGGCGCAAGCAGCGAAGATGAAGGTTGTTCCGCGTGAACTGGTCGAGGTGTTGACCCCAGGCACCTTGAAAGATCCGTCAATGCTGTCTGATCACCGCGAGGTCTTTGTTTTGTCGCTTGCCCCCGTCTGCAGCGACGGGGAACTCGTAATTGACGCGTTCGCTGTTGATCTATCACGCCGCGTCGCGCATTGGTGCACATGCGGCTCTGGCAACAAAGAGGCCAAAACTGGCTGTCATGCCGTTTCTTCGGAGCTCAGTATCAAGAGAGAAAACGGCTTTTACGGCTCTCTAAAGGACTCCACTTTGCGCGCATTGAGCGCTCTCTTGCAACAGTTGAACCCAAAGGAGGTGATCATATCAAGCAGCGATTGGGTTTCCAAGGATGCTGAAAGGAGGCAGGCTTTCAAGCACATCTGCGACGAAATCACCAAGTGGACTGAGAGCGAAGGGTTCTCGGTAGAGCACatctccagcacggcgttgCCAAGCCTGTCGATGAGCGCTATGGTGACGGCAGAGCAGGTGATGGCGAGCTACTTCACATTTCTTTGTCTTGCAAGCGACATCGCTATTTTCTCAACGGCAACGGAGTACACGGCGCACTTGTCTGGTGTGATCGGTGCCGACTCTgggacagcggcgtcggATACTATGTTGGGTGGGGCAGCTAGTGGAAAGTCGTCCATTATGGATTATGAGCGCCGCTTTGACAAGGGCCTGGTGCTGGATGCCGCCACCGTGAGCAATTTGGAAGTGCTAACAAACTTGCATGATGGCTCTGACAAGCATTCATTGAATGAGTGTCTAAATCGCTGCAGCACAAACGGTGGACGTCGCCTTTTCCGCTcctggctgctgcggccgtcCGCCAGCTCGCGGGTCATCGCGGCGCGCCAAGAAGCCGTGCGTTTTTTGGCGCGATACAATTTGCTGCACTCTTTAAGGGACATGGAGGTTAGCGAGCAGGCCGGGGAGAAGCGATTCCGCTCGAACGAGGGACTGTCTCTGTTCTCGTCCGTAGTGTTCGTCGACTTCGAGCGCTTCCTTTCGCGTTTGTCCGACATAAAGCAGAATGACTCGCAAAACATCGCGTACGTCGATCCCATGGTGCAGTACAAGAAGAACCTTGGCATCATTCTCTCGTCTGTGCAAGCCCTAAGCGCGATGGTAGGCTGGGGCAAGCAGTTCTTTGCACAGTGCCGCGAGGTCGCGTGCGAACAGGGGACTGACATTCCTGCACTTTTAGGGGAGCTTCTCGAGGAAGTTACTACTGCCGAAGCCAGCAGCAAGCGCATCGAAGGCTTGTTCGACCGCCAAGCCGCTGAGGAGAGTGGCTTGCTGATTCCCTCGCCAGGAACGTCGAGCGCGTACGACGCGGCAACCGCGAAGCTGAGGCATGTCGAGTCAAAGCTGCACGACGTGCGACGCCAGCTACAAGAAGATGTGTTCCGAGGTGCGCAAGCTCATTTTGCCGATCTGGGGAAAGATCTGTTCTTGATTGAGGTTGCTGTGGCCGATGCGCCAAAGATGACACCCGCCGGGATGGTTGAAAGAGCGCGGAACGCAAAGAGCGTCAAGTACGTCGTGTCTTCTATCGAAGCCCTCGTGGAGACTCACAAGGAGGCCACCGCCATGAAAGCCGGAGCTTTGCTTACTGTTCTGTGCAGCGTTGCGAGCCGCATCTGTGACGAGTTTCCGCGCCTTTTTTCGGCTAGCCGGGCCCTATCGTATATTGATTGTTTACTAAGCTTGGCGCAGCTCCATCAAGCGTTTCCCACGGTATGCTATCCACGGCTTTGCACGGCGCACGAGCGTGATGTCGCCGTGGTGCGCGGGTGGGACATGATCCACCCCCTTCTCACAGCAAAGAACCCTGTAGCGAACAATGTGAGCCTAGACGACGTCGAGGGACGCGTTTTGCTTCTGACTGGTCCTAATATGGCGGGCAAGAGCACGCTGATGCGCACCGTTGCCATAAACGTGCTCCTGGCACAGCTAGGCGGGCCTGTGCTGGCTACCAAGATGGAACTCTCCCCGGTCGACCGCGTCTTCACCCGCATTGGTGCCCGCGATGCATCGCACAAAGGCCAAAGTACCCTATACGTGGAGCTCAGCGAGACCGCCGATATCCTGCACAGCgcaagcgcgcgcagccTGTGCCTTGTCGACGAGCTTGGACGAGGGACGTCGACGCACGATGGCATGGCTATTGCGCACGCCACGCTGCACGCCTTGACGACGGCCaagcctgcagcgcctctcaCTATTTTCTCCACACACTACCACGCCCTAGCGATTGAGCAGGCACGTACAGCAACAACCACTCCCacaggtgcacacgcacgcgcggtACAGCTGGGGTACATGGATTTTGTTCTGAAGTTTGAGACAGCGGCTGCCTTTGCGGACGAGGAGGCTAACGACAGGAGCCGCAGCTTTGCACCGGGGTCGTGCGTGTCGAATGTGGTGTTTTTGTACCGACTGGTCCGCGGCATCTGCGCCCGCAGCTACGGCGTAGAGGTTGCGGTGATGGCTGGTATCCCAAACACGTTGGTGCAGCTGGCGAAGGCAAAATCAGAGGCGATGTCGCGCGAGACCGCCTTCCACGAAGATGTGCGCGCTATCGAAAACTTCATCCGCGTTTga
- the NT2 gene encoding inosine-guanosine transporter, with protein MTGQSAAVEGSNSALPWYRMGFHTLAEFNTYVTFVLLGMSIMMVTSAVTSAPDFVTKYFIYATGDPDAVAETPLFWNNANTFYNAGTYAMQVVTEIASLTPFMRSIPLGIRLFLGLGIPFVELVVIIAVPAATIPTQNGAIAVIMVVAMMGGLSKALCDSCTNALVGPFPTKFMNGAQWGLTVIALFMSIIQIILQVSMGSTFQDVLTISRIYFGIGIGIQVMAIAALVLLRYNPFAQKYIAEFRAAALRRRGHVEPEESQDSKEPATGDVAEAPKAGEKEVTLDAMEEADEVRAVPSDAFVAKSGAVLQATGDADRMVDLDQTKNITSTEQMLRASVWSVFKRIYPMLLCAFTIFFTTLLVFPGVFFLVPARSGWYMTIIVTLFNAGDFVARVLLMIRVLRPSPKLVIVGTFGRLAVIPLIVLCVRGFIPGVALPYVLIFLFGLTNGYFGTMSCIHCPRTPTLHYAGERSVAAMLAGISLMLGLCFGSNMSLAITLTY; from the coding sequence ATGACGGGCCAATCTGCTGCGGTCGAGGGGAGCAACTCCGCACTCCCGTGGTACCGCATGGGTTTCCACACGCTTGCCGAGTTCAACACATACGTTACAttcgtgctgctcggcatGTCCATCATGATGGTGACGAGCGCGGTCACATCTGCACCTGACTTTGTCACCAAGTACTTCATCTACGCGACCGGCGACCCAGATGCGGTTGCGGAGACGCCGCTGTTCTGGAATAACGCGAATACCTTCTACAACGCCGGCACGTACGCTATGCAGGTCGTCACTGAGATCGCTTCACTGACTCCGTTCATGCGCTCGATTCCGCTTGGCATTCGTCTTTTCCTGGGCCTTGGCATCCCGTTTGTGGAGCTGGTGGTCATCATCGCCGTGCCGGCCGCGACCATCCCAACGCAGAACGGCGCGATCGCAGTGATCATGGTGGTCGCGATGATGGGTGGCCTCTCCAAGGCGCTATGCGACTCGTGCACGAACGCCCTTGTCGGCCCCTTCCCGACCAAGTTTATGAACGGCGCGCAGTGGGGTTTGACCGTGATCGCACTCTTCATGTCGATCATCCAGATCATCCTGCAGGTGTCTATGGGGTCGACGTTCCAGGACGTGCTCACCATCTCCCGCATCTACTTCGGCATTGGAATCGGTATTCAGGTGATGGCTATTGCGGCGCTCGTCTTGCTGCGTTACAACCCGTTCGCGCAGAAGTACATCGCTGAGttccgtgctgctgcgctgcgccgccgtggccatGTGGAGCCGGAGGAGTCGCAGGACAGCAAAGAGCCCGCGACGGGCGATGTCGCGGAGGCGCCCAAggcgggagagaaggaggtcACCCTGGAtgcgatggaggaggcggatgaGGTGCGCGCGGTGCCCAGTGACGCGTTCGTTGCCAAGAGCGGCGCGGTGCTCCAGGCGACTGGTGATGCGGATCGGATGGTGGACCTGGATCAGACGAAGAACATAACGTCGACGGAGCAGATGCTTCGCGCCTCCGTGTGGTCTGTGTTCAAGCGCATCTACCCGATGCTCCTGTGCGCATTCACCATCTTTTTCACGACTCTGCTGGTCTTCCCTGGCGTGTTCTTCTTGGtgccggcgcgcagcggctggtACATGACTATAATTGTGACGCTGTTCAATGCGGGCGACTTCGTGGCGCGAGTTCTCCTGATGATCCGTGTGCTGCGCCCGTCGCCGAAGCTCGTGATTGTTGGTACTTTTGGCCGTCTCGCTGTTATTCCGCTGATcgtgctgtgcgtgcgcggcttCATCCCCGGTGTCGCCCTGCCGTACGTCCTTATCTTCCTGTTCGGGCTGACTAACGGCTACTTCGGTACGATGTCGTGCATCCACTGCCCGcgcacgccgacgctgcaCTACGCCGGCGAGCGCTCTGTGGCCGCCATGCTGGCGGGTATCTCTCTGATGTTGGGCCTTTGCTTCGGCTCCAACATGTCTCTTGCCATAACCCTGACCTACTAA
- a CDS encoding 60S ribosomal protein L37a, which translates to MAKRTVKMGVMGRYGTRYGANPRKRAKKLEVSQHAKHFCSFCGKFAFRRKAVGIWRCDGCSKTVAGGAYTLSTPNNSTVRSTVRRLRELAKI; encoded by the coding sequence ATGGCGAAACGCACAGTGAAGATGGGTGTGATGGGCCGCTACGGCACCCGTTACGGCGCAAACCCGCGCAAGCGCGCGAAGAAGCTTGAAGTGTCCCAGCACGCCAAGCACTTCTGCTCCTTCTGCGGTAAGTTTGCATTCCGCCGCAAGGCTGTCGGCATCTGGCGTtgcgacggctgcagcaAGACGGTTGCCGGTGGTGCGTACACCCTGAGCACTCCCAACAACAGCACCGTCCGCTCCACGGTCCGCCGTCTGCGCGAGCTGGCCAAGATTTAA